The genomic interval GATTCAGCATTGGTGGCAGATTATTCCCCTATTGCCAGCCATGCGGAGTGGGCAGCACATCAATTCACCCAGGGTTCGAGCGTTAGCTGGGAAGGAATTTGAAGTGCATACTCGCAGACCGCGTCCGATTAATACCGATGGTGAAATTACCACATACACGCCAGCTACTTTTCGGGTCGTTCCCAAGGCGCTATCAGTTTTGGTTCCCAACTCGCCGCCCCAACCAAGTTAAACCAGGAACTAGAGTCTGCCACCTGAGATACAGAGCGATCGCTAGGTAGGGTTTCTGCGAGATCGAGGGCTGACCAATTGAGGGGCTGCTGCTGCAAGGTGAGTTCTGGCATCCCCAAGCCATAGCCCTGCCCAAAGTCCACTCCTAGCCCACGGCAGAACTCGATATCGGCAGTATCCTCCAAGCCTTCTGCCAAGACAGAAATGCCTAGCTCATGGGCGGAATGCAGCAAACTTTTAATTAAAACTTGCTGGAGTGGCTGCCGACTACAACCGTGCACCAGTTGGCGATCGAGTTTAATTAGATCTGGATAGAACCCGGTAAAGTAGTGATCAAACGCTACATTGCCGCAGAGATCGTCTACTGCAATTCCAAATCCTTGTTCCCGAATCCAAGGAATTAGTTCGCTGAGTTCTGGGCAATTGAGTAAAGCTTCCACTTCGGTTAGCTCAAAAACAATTTGCTGAGGCCGTAAGCCTAAATCAAAAACTTGTTGAAAGTTCTGGGCTAAGGCTTGTGGGTTTTGCATGATTGCATTTGGCAAAACATTAATAAAGAAAACCTGTTCAGTTCCCAGATTTGCGATCGCTTCCAAACAAGTTTTGCGTGCTAGTTCATCAAACTCGTGAATACAGCGACTAGAAAGCGCAGCATCTACCAACTGCTTGCCACTAAAAGCATCTCCATTTTTGCCAGTCGCTCTTGCTAAACATTCGTGAGCAATCACCTGCCCAGAAGCCAAGTTAAAAACAGGTTGATATTTGAAGAATAAGGTTTGATTAATGAGAACTTCAAAAAACCAACTGTATTTAATCGATGCCGTCAAAGCACTAAGGGGCTGAGCATGGAGAAATTCAACGAGTAAGCCTTCCGAGTTCAAAGGCGATCGCGTAAAGAAACAACGAGAAAGTAGTTGACTCTCTTCAGATACAGTTTGGCCAATCTGCAAGCAAACCTCAATCAACTGCTGATCGGTAACTGCTAAATAAAGCAGTTGAGGAATATTAGGAAGCTTCTGAAACCCTAAATCGTGCAGGCACTGCTTCACCTCTGGGTTATGAGGTTGAATGATCAGCTTAAAGGAATCGGAGAGAGCCGAGGAATCAATAGGGAACACAAACAAGGAACCTTTTTCTATCGCTGCTTAAATTCTAATTAAGGACGTTTCATTAATGATGAAGTAGCTGAATATCATCTTGCAAAATGCGGAGGCTGCTCGTGAAGTCAAGGACTGATAATTTATTGAATCCCCTGTATCTTTTTACACTTATTTGCACTCATGTTTTCTCGGTGTTAAGGCTGCATGTCTTTCTCAGCATTGGCTCTAGGCATTCAAACTATCAAATTGATCCTAGAAGATTTCCTTGTCAAAAGTTGAATGGCGAGATTAGCAAAGTCTCTTTAGCTCAACCTATTCCCGATCGCTCAGGGTTTTATGTCCCGAATAGAGTTAGAAACTTGAGCAGGCTCAGAAGGGTTGAGATTGCGGTGTGACAGCGTAGAGACACATGGAAACCAAATTTAAGCACTATGATTAAGTGCTGTAGGCGTTTT from Trichocoleus desertorum ATA4-8-CV12 carries:
- a CDS encoding EAL domain-containing protein; the protein is MDSSALSDSFKLIIQPHNPEVKQCLHDLGFQKLPNIPQLLYLAVTDQQLIEVCLQIGQTVSEESQLLSRCFFTRSPLNSEGLLVEFLHAQPLSALTASIKYSWFFEVLINQTLFFKYQPVFNLASGQVIAHECLARATGKNGDAFSGKQLVDAALSSRCIHEFDELARKTCLEAIANLGTEQVFFINVLPNAIMQNPQALAQNFQQVFDLGLRPQQIVFELTEVEALLNCPELSELIPWIREQGFGIAVDDLCGNVAFDHYFTGFYPDLIKLDRQLVHGCSRQPLQQVLIKSLLHSAHELGISVLAEGLEDTADIEFCRGLGVDFGQGYGLGMPELTLQQQPLNWSALDLAETLPSDRSVSQVADSSSWFNLVGAASWEPKLIAPWERPEK